A section of the Burkholderiales bacterium genome encodes:
- a CDS encoding branched-chain amino acid ABC transporter permease gives MNPDDPSSPASGPAAAPRPSHWPAIATALLLVAGLSVPLYATATGDTYLVTLASRILVYALAALGLNIALGFGGMVSFGHSMYIGLGAYAVLILSGSGVTEGWQQLAVIAVTVGIVAAIVGVISLRTQGIAFIMITLAFAQLFFFLFVSLKVYGGDEGMSLAAPSGFGGLTGSRLGLYFALLATLAAAVFGSHRLVRSRFGLVLRATRINERRVRTLGIATLPYRLAAYVLSALLCALAGFFLANLTGFVSPAYLAWTVSGELIVMVVLGGAGTVVGPVAGAIGLLVLEEALKSLTEHWMAILGPLIVAMVLLLRRGLWSLLPGGVDDDAKRGT, from the coding sequence GTGAATCCCGACGACCCCTCGTCGCCCGCATCCGGGCCGGCCGCCGCTCCACGACCGTCGCACTGGCCCGCCATCGCGACGGCGCTGCTCCTCGTCGCCGGACTCTCCGTGCCGCTGTATGCGACGGCGACCGGCGACACCTATCTCGTCACGCTGGCGAGCCGCATCCTCGTCTACGCGCTCGCCGCGCTCGGGCTCAACATCGCGCTCGGATTCGGCGGCATGGTGAGCTTCGGCCACTCGATGTACATCGGGCTCGGTGCCTACGCGGTACTGATCCTTTCCGGCAGCGGCGTCACCGAAGGCTGGCAGCAGCTCGCGGTCATCGCGGTGACGGTCGGCATCGTCGCGGCGATCGTCGGCGTCATCTCGCTGCGCACCCAGGGCATCGCGTTCATCATGATCACGCTCGCGTTCGCCCAGCTCTTCTTCTTCCTGTTCGTGAGCCTCAAGGTCTACGGCGGCGACGAGGGCATGTCGCTCGCGGCGCCGAGCGGTTTCGGCGGGCTGACCGGCTCCCGCCTCGGACTCTACTTCGCGCTCCTCGCGACGCTCGCGGCGGCGGTGTTCGGATCGCATCGACTCGTGCGTTCGCGTTTCGGACTGGTGCTGCGCGCCACCCGCATCAACGAGCGCCGCGTGCGCACGCTCGGCATCGCGACGCTGCCCTACCGGCTGGCGGCCTACGTGCTCTCCGCGCTGCTGTGCGCGCTGGCGGGCTTCTTCCTCGCCAACCTCACCGGCTTCGTTTCCCCCGCCTACCTGGCGTGGACCGTGTCCGGCGAGTTGATCGTGATGGTCGTGCTGGGCGGGGCGGGCACGGTGGTCGGTCCGGTCGCCGGCGCGATCGGACTGCTCGTGCTGGAGGAGGCACTGAAGTCGCTGACCGAGCACTGGATGGCGATCCTGGGGCCGCTGATCGTGGCGATGGTGCTGCTGCTGCGGCGCGGCCTGTGGAGCCTGCTGCCCGGCGGCGTGGACGACGACGCGAAGCGGGGGACGTGA
- a CDS encoding branched-chain amino acid ABC transporter permease, protein MTPEFLLTQLLNGIQFGVLLFLMAAGLTLVFGIMSFVNLAHGSLYMAGAYVAALTAARTGSFTLALVAAVAGLFVLGLLLDRLGFAALHRRDHLDQVLATFGVVLFANEAVRMLFGNAPLYMDAPAALAQPVVIAGFNYPAYRGSIIVAGLAVAIGLHVLIERTRLGMLIRAGASNRRMVSALGVNVGWLARLVFALGAALAGLAGAMVGPILSIQPGMGEPVLILTLVVIVVGGIGSIRGALFGALVVGIVDTLGRGVLPGLLHLVLSPALASAAGPALASVGVYLLMAAVLAFKPDGLFPVRHA, encoded by the coding sequence GTGACTCCGGAGTTCCTGCTCACGCAACTCCTGAACGGGATCCAGTTCGGAGTGCTGCTGTTCCTGATGGCCGCCGGGCTGACGCTCGTGTTCGGCATCATGAGCTTCGTCAACCTCGCGCACGGGTCGCTCTACATGGCCGGCGCCTACGTCGCGGCGCTGACGGCCGCGCGCACCGGATCGTTCACGCTCGCGCTCGTCGCCGCGGTCGCCGGGTTGTTCGTGCTGGGGCTCCTGCTCGACCGGCTGGGATTCGCGGCGCTGCATCGGCGCGACCACCTCGACCAGGTGCTCGCGACCTTCGGCGTCGTGCTGTTCGCCAACGAGGCGGTGCGCATGCTGTTCGGGAACGCGCCGCTGTACATGGATGCGCCCGCCGCGCTCGCGCAGCCGGTGGTCATCGCCGGATTCAACTACCCGGCGTACCGGGGTTCCATCATCGTCGCGGGCCTGGCCGTGGCGATCGGCCTGCATGTCCTGATCGAGCGCACGCGCCTCGGCATGCTGATCCGGGCCGGCGCGAGCAACCGCAGGATGGTTTCCGCGCTGGGCGTCAACGTCGGCTGGCTCGCGCGTCTGGTCTTCGCGCTCGGCGCGGCGCTCGCCGGCCTCGCGGGCGCGATGGTGGGCCCGATCCTGTCGATCCAGCCGGGCATGGGCGAACCGGTGCTGATTCTCACGCTGGTGGTCATCGTGGTCGGCGGCATCGGTTCGATCCGCGGCGCGCTGTTCGGCGCGCTCGTCGTCGGCATCGTCGACACGCTGGGCCGCGGCGTGCTGCCCGGCCTGCTGCATCTCGTCCTGTCGCCGGCGCTCGCGTCCGCAGCGGGTCCGGCACTCGCGTCCGTCGGCGTCTACCTGCTGATGGCGGCGGTGCTGGCGTTCAAGCCCGACGGCCTGTTTCCGGTGCGACACGCGTGA
- a CDS encoding ABC transporter substrate-binding protein: MTFTRSRVLALAFSAVVAGVAHADVKIGFLGTFSGPAAALGQDQYDGFMLAVAEKGGKLGGVAVDIVKEDDQLKPDLGVQLMGKLLEKDKVDIVTGVTFSNVMMAVAKPLAASDVLFVGSNAGPAPLAGKQCSANFFFTSFQNDNQAEVLGKFANDRGFKKMMLLAPNYQSGRDQVAGFKRYFKGAVAAEVYTQLNQPDYSAEIAQIQAAQPDAIFVFFPGGMGVNFVKQMNQAGMLHKVPVLSVSTVDGTTLPAVKDAALGVLAGAPWGPDLDNPANKAFVAAFERKHHRIPSQYAAQGYNAALAIDAALAKTRGSTADKAALRSAMRAADFRAVVGGFKFSTNGFPIQDLHVFEVAKDTQGRVSLKRIATPLPALHDAYAAECPLK, from the coding sequence ATGACCTTCACCCGTTCGCGCGTCCTCGCGCTCGCGTTTTCGGCCGTCGTCGCCGGCGTCGCGCACGCCGACGTCAAGATCGGCTTCCTCGGCACCTTCTCCGGCCCCGCCGCGGCGCTCGGGCAGGACCAGTACGACGGCTTCATGCTCGCGGTCGCGGAGAAGGGCGGCAAGCTCGGCGGCGTCGCCGTCGACATCGTCAAGGAGGACGACCAGCTCAAGCCCGATCTCGGCGTCCAGCTCATGGGCAAGCTCCTCGAGAAGGACAAGGTCGACATCGTCACCGGCGTCACGTTCTCGAACGTGATGATGGCGGTCGCGAAGCCGCTCGCCGCGTCCGACGTGCTCTTCGTCGGCTCCAACGCCGGGCCGGCGCCGCTCGCCGGCAAGCAGTGCAGCGCGAACTTCTTCTTCACTTCGTTCCAGAACGACAACCAGGCCGAAGTGCTGGGCAAGTTCGCGAACGACCGCGGGTTCAAGAAGATGATGCTGCTCGCCCCGAACTACCAGTCGGGCCGCGACCAGGTGGCGGGCTTCAAGCGCTACTTCAAGGGCGCCGTCGCCGCGGAGGTCTACACCCAGTTGAACCAGCCCGACTACTCCGCCGAGATCGCGCAGATCCAGGCGGCGCAGCCGGATGCGATCTTCGTGTTCTTCCCCGGCGGCATGGGCGTCAACTTCGTCAAGCAGATGAACCAGGCGGGGATGCTGCACAAGGTGCCGGTGCTCTCGGTGAGCACGGTCGACGGCACGACGCTGCCGGCGGTCAAGGACGCGGCGCTGGGCGTGCTGGCAGGCGCTCCGTGGGGACCGGACCTCGACAACCCGGCCAACAAGGCCTTCGTCGCCGCGTTCGAGCGGAAGCACCACCGCATCCCGTCGCAGTATGCGGCGCAGGGCTACAACGCCGCGCTGGCGATCGACGCCGCGCTCGCGAAGACGCGGGGGTCGACCGCCGACAAGGCGGCGCTGCGCAGTGCGATGCGCGCGGCCGACTTCCGCGCGGTGGTCGGGGGCTTCAAGTTCAGCACCAACGGCTTCCCGATCCAGGATCTGCACGTGTTCGAGGTCGCGAAGGACACGCAGGGACGCGTGTCGCTCAAACGGATCGCCACGCCGCTGCCGGCGCTGCACGACGCCTACGCGGCGGAATGTCCGTTGAAGTGA
- a CDS encoding dihydrodipicolinate synthase family protein — translation MNYARADAKAWAQQHLRGVWAAVPTPFRADLGLDEAGWRKNLRHWIVDLELGGFFVGGKQGEFFSMSVAERKRIFDIAVEETAAHGHRSGTILSCSDQNLDTVIDLARHAEAIGADYIVVHAPVLHFGKDVDSTVYEYYRHVASQVGIGIAMWSHEDSGYLMSPELCARIARDIPNIVAIKYSVPREMYARLTRMTRGTLIVSTSSEAEWLDNIVELEWQVYLCSIPPILFQTKDDRRINDYTRLAMAGRIDEARRVRDSLAPVRESLRRALPPGTPQACQKYWQELLGQVGGPVRRPLLPLTEDDRARVRDAFESSGLAAPAARDARVAG, via the coding sequence ATGAACTACGCACGCGCGGACGCGAAGGCCTGGGCGCAGCAGCACCTGCGCGGCGTCTGGGCCGCGGTGCCGACGCCGTTTCGGGCCGACCTCGGCCTCGACGAGGCCGGCTGGCGGAAGAACCTGCGCCATTGGATCGTGGACCTCGAACTCGGCGGGTTCTTCGTCGGCGGCAAGCAGGGCGAGTTCTTCTCGATGTCGGTCGCCGAGCGCAAGCGCATCTTCGACATCGCGGTGGAGGAGACCGCGGCGCACGGCCATCGCAGCGGCACGATCCTGTCGTGCTCGGACCAGAACCTCGACACGGTGATCGACCTCGCCCGCCACGCGGAGGCGATCGGCGCCGATTACATCGTCGTGCACGCGCCGGTGCTGCACTTCGGCAAGGACGTCGACAGCACGGTCTACGAGTACTACCGCCACGTCGCGAGCCAGGTCGGCATCGGGATCGCGATGTGGAGCCACGAGGATTCGGGCTACCTGATGAGCCCGGAGCTCTGCGCGCGCATCGCGCGCGACATCCCGAACATCGTGGCGATCAAGTACAGCGTGCCGCGCGAGATGTACGCGCGGTTGACGCGGATGACGCGCGGCACGCTCATCGTCAGCACCTCGTCGGAAGCGGAGTGGCTGGACAACATCGTCGAGCTCGAATGGCAGGTCTACCTGTGCTCGATCCCGCCGATCCTGTTCCAGACGAAGGACGACCGGCGCATCAACGACTACACGCGGCTCGCGATGGCGGGCCGCATCGACGAGGCGCGCCGGGTTCGCGACAGCCTCGCGCCGGTGCGCGAATCGCTGCGCCGCGCGCTCCCGCCGGGCACCCCGCAAGCCTGCCAGAAGTACTGGCAGGAACTCCTCGGGCAGGTGGGCGGGCCGGTGCGCCGACCGCTCTTGCCGCTCACCGAGGACGACCGCGCGCGGGTGCGCGACGCCTTCGAGTCGAGCGGCCTCGCGGCGCCGGCGGCGCGTGACGCACGGGTGGCCGGATGA